In Lacrimispora indolis DSM 755, a genomic segment contains:
- a CDS encoding S8 family peptidase: MEKILDNNYYDMIISNLVVPTVGVGNDITVLNDRFSLLHISKHNMQPCDLGQNPYHIFPSLYTPTSEFGPQIPDMESTMANGEYSLWGQGVIIGIIDTGIDYRHPAFMNNDKTSRIISIWDQTIQDGTPPRGFTYGTEYTKSAINDALHYEDPLTVVPTTDTIGHGTAIASIAAGTPSREPAFSGIVPSAELAVVKLKEAKANLKMIFSVPEDKLCFQESDIVLGIRYLTGISQRLKRPIVICIALGSSQGSHDGRGVLSTYLESLVQQPDLGVSISAGNEGNSSRHYFNQTLSTPYFNDFQLNIAGVDRQFSMELWVHIPGRVSIEISAPNREMIPFVSPSFDECQKFVFQHSQSIVWVNNMAFERESGDQLILLRFENPLPGTWYFRVQSTENEPFSYDSWLPSGDLISNGTFFLNPNPDTTITSPGNSRRTLTVTAYNQQTSNILDESGRGYTRSGLVKPDIAAPGYQIPCAIPENQYGTLTGTGASAAIAAGAAAIIFEWTQGKGNLTYISGEQVTRMLIRGAQRNAAYHYPNNIWGFGQLDVYRLLQRVSMLL; this comes from the coding sequence ATGGAAAAAATACTGGACAATAATTATTATGATATGATTATCAGTAATTTAGTGGTTCCAACCGTTGGAGTCGGTAATGATATCACAGTCCTCAATGACAGGTTTTCTCTGCTGCATATATCCAAACACAACATGCAGCCGTGTGATCTCGGACAAAATCCTTATCATATTTTCCCCTCCCTTTATACCCCCACTTCTGAATTCGGTCCCCAAATACCCGATATGGAAAGCACCATGGCAAATGGAGAATACAGCTTATGGGGGCAGGGAGTAATTATCGGCATCATAGACACTGGCATTGATTACCGGCATCCTGCATTTATGAATAATGATAAAACAAGCCGGATCATTTCCATATGGGATCAGACCATACAGGATGGAACGCCTCCACGGGGATTTACCTATGGTACGGAATATACAAAATCTGCCATAAATGATGCGCTCCATTATGAAGATCCTCTTACCGTTGTTCCTACAACTGATACCATCGGCCATGGTACAGCCATAGCAAGCATTGCCGCAGGCACTCCCAGCAGGGAACCGGCTTTTAGCGGCATTGTTCCAAGCGCGGAACTTGCCGTCGTGAAACTAAAAGAAGCCAAGGCAAATCTTAAGATGATATTTTCTGTTCCGGAAGACAAACTATGCTTCCAGGAATCTGACATTGTACTTGGAATCCGCTATTTGACCGGCATAAGCCAGCGGCTGAAGCGTCCGATTGTCATATGCATTGCTTTGGGCAGCAGCCAGGGCAGCCATGACGGAAGGGGAGTTTTAAGCACCTATTTGGAAAGCCTGGTTCAGCAGCCGGACCTGGGCGTTTCCATATCTGCCGGGAACGAAGGAAACAGCAGCAGGCATTATTTTAACCAGACACTTTCCACGCCCTATTTTAATGACTTCCAGCTGAATATAGCAGGAGTTGACAGACAGTTTTCCATGGAGCTCTGGGTCCACATTCCCGGAAGGGTTTCTATTGAAATTTCCGCACCAAACCGGGAAATGATCCCATTTGTCAGTCCCTCCTTTGATGAATGCCAAAAGTTTGTTTTCCAGCACAGCCAAAGCATTGTCTGGGTAAACAACATGGCCTTTGAAAGAGAAAGCGGTGATCAGCTGATTTTACTGCGGTTTGAGAATCCCCTGCCCGGAACCTGGTACTTCCGCGTACAAAGCACGGAAAATGAACCCTTTTCATATGATTCCTGGCTGCCTAGCGGTGACTTGATATCAAATGGGACCTTTTTCTTAAATCCCAATCCGGATACAACCATAACCTCTCCCGGCAATTCCAGGCGCACTCTCACTGTCACCGCCTATAACCAGCAGACATCCAATATTCTGGACGAATCAGGAAGGGGTTACACAAGAAGCGGCCTGGTTAAACCGGATATTGCAGCTCCCGGTTATCAGATCCCCTGTGCAATTCCGGAAAACCAATACGGTACCTTAACCGGCACCGGCGCTTCTGCAGCCATTGCAGCCGGCGCTGCGGCCATCATTTTTGAGTGGACCCAGGGCAAAGGAAATTTAACCTATATCTCAGGGGAACAGGTCACCCGTATGCTAATTAGAGGGGCGCAGAGAAATGCTGCCTATCATTACCCCAACAATATATGGGGATTTGGACAATTGGATGTATACCGACTGTTGCAGCGGGTATCCATGCTCTTATAA
- a CDS encoding (2Fe-2S)-binding protein gives MYLSGNSVIVLNVNGEEKSVMVKPAHTLLHVLREELSLTGAKSGCENGDCGACTVLVDDMPVKSCLMLAAEAVGHKITTIEGLSNAPIQDAFIRNWGFQCGYCTSGFLMVCHALAKHVPNADDPIIEEWLQSNLCRCTGYEEIENAVKSILLGNYN, from the coding sequence ATGTATTTATCAGGAAACAGTGTGATAGTTCTTAATGTAAATGGGGAAGAAAAATCCGTGATGGTCAAGCCGGCCCACACTCTGCTTCATGTTCTTCGGGAAGAGTTATCTTTAACCGGGGCAAAAAGCGGCTGTGAGAACGGGGATTGTGGTGCTTGCACGGTGCTGGTTGACGATATGCCCGTCAAATCCTGCCTGATGCTGGCAGCAGAGGCGGTGGGTCATAAAATAACCACAATAGAGGGTCTGAGCAATGCTCCCATACAGGATGCATTTATAAGAAACTGGGGATTTCAATGCGGTTATTGTACATCAGGGTTTCTCATGGTCTGCCATGCCTTGGCCAAGCACGTTCCAAACGCCGATGATCCTATCATAGAGGAATGGCTGCAATCCAACCTATGCAGATGCACCGGTTATGAAGAAATTGAAAATGCCGTAAAATCAATATTATTGGGAAATTACAATTGA
- the mscL gene encoding large conductance mechanosensitive channel protein MscL has product MGNKKGIMAEFKEFVLRGNVVDLAVGVIIGAAFQAIVNSLVKDIISPLIGVITGGVDFSNKFALLYSAPDGADVSTLQAAQALGPVFAYGSFITAVINFFIMAVVIFFMIKVINSLRGKKQQAEPAAPVDKECPFCYTRVNINATRCPNCTSQLGTQQEAVQQD; this is encoded by the coding sequence ATGGGAAATAAAAAAGGTATTATGGCTGAGTTTAAAGAATTTGTTTTGCGCGGAAATGTGGTGGATCTGGCAGTGGGCGTTATTATCGGTGCCGCCTTTCAGGCAATTGTCAATTCCCTGGTCAAGGACATCATATCTCCTCTGATTGGAGTAATTACCGGTGGAGTGGACTTCTCCAATAAATTCGCGCTTCTGTACAGCGCTCCTGATGGTGCGGATGTTTCGACCCTCCAGGCTGCACAGGCTCTTGGACCGGTGTTTGCTTATGGTTCCTTTATTACTGCCGTTATCAACTTTTTTATCATGGCTGTGGTTATCTTCTTCATGATAAAGGTGATTAATTCTCTGCGGGGAAAGAAGCAGCAGGCAGAGCCGGCTGCTCCTGTGGACAAGGAGTGCCCATTTTGCTACACGCGGGTCAATATAAATGCCACCCGCTGCCCCAACTGTACAAGCCAGCTGGGAACCCAGCAGGAAGCAGTGCAGCAGGATTAA